In Beggiatoa leptomitoformis, the genomic window TGCGGTTCTGTTTTTCCAGTTTTTTCCTCGCCTTTCAGCTCTACAATATTCGGTTCTGACGTGCGACCCGTCCGCGTATCAGGAATACGCATGGCAGTTTCTCTGTTGATAGCAATGTAGTCATAAGATTGACGAGACACGGGAGTAACACGCGGTAAAACCATATCGGCAATAAATTTACGATTGCTATAGGCAATTACCAAAGGCAATCTTTCACTGTCGACTGGATAGTTTCCTAAGTCAGAAAAGTCTCTAAAAACATCAAGGGGATTTAATTTAGACATGCTATTTTTTCCTATTCGTCTGTTGTCACGCCAAAAATTAACCCAGCGAGCGATACACCAATACCTGCAATCGTTTCAGCACTTTCAGGACTAATCACCGCACCAAAAGCACTAAGAAACGTCACTAACCCAAGCCACGTCGAGCGTTCACCCACCAACTTGATAAAATAGTTTTTATTGATGGTCATGATTAATATCTGCCAAATTGAATCAGCACAGGAATAACTTGCTCAGCAACGCCACCACTTAAGGCTTTACCAATCAACTCATCACCTGCGGTTGTCGTCGCAACGGCTTTTCCGTTTGCATCGGTAGTCAGCCAATCACCAAAAGCAACCACGTCCCCGCAAGTCACTTCTGCGATACCCGCTTGAACAATATCTACACGGTCGCCCGACGTGATATTTAAGCTATTGGCAACGCCGAGTAACTTGTCAGTTTCAGCCGCAGCGGGAACAACATAACCAGCAGAAGCCCCAATTTTGACAATCAGATAAGGCGCAACGTCTGCACCCGCTTGATAACACTTAATCAATTGATTATTAGGATTCATGGTTAGATTTTTCCTTGTCCTGACAGCTCAGATTTCGCCGTTGAAAATGAGATGATACGACCAGCTTTACCCTGCGCTTCCACATAATCAGAAATCATCTTTGCTTGCTGCATTACACTGGTAGCAACATCGTTTTCCTGACCGAATTGATTAGAACGCCCGAGTTGCACTTGCTGAGGTAACTTTTCTAAAAACTGTTTGAAGAAAACAGATGGGCTTGATTTTTCTTGCTTCCCGTCCGTACTGGAAAACTCAAACGTCCGAGAGCCTTCCGCCTCACGCAAATCAACCATAAACTCGCTCAAACCAGTTACTTGCGCAGGGATTAATTTACCCTGTCCAACTAAGGCATCAAGCAACTGCTTATTCTCTGCAAACATTGCCGCACGTTCTTGTGAGGCTAACCGCGCCTTCAATGCAGCAATTTCACGTTCAGTGGCTTTTGTAGCCTCAGTTCTCGCCAATTCAATTTGCGCTTGAACGTAATCGCGGAACTCCTTAGATTCAATGATTTTTTCATTAAAATTCTTGGGGTCAGTTTTATCTTCTTGCGCTTTAACTGTCTTCGCCTCAGCTTCTCCATTGGCTTTATCTTTTACTTCGGGTGGCATATCTGCGTACTCCTTCTCACAATTGAACTCAAAAATACAGGCATCATCAGACGCATTAAAAATGGGCTTTAACCCCTTAATCGCTGGGGGAACTGCCCCTAAAAATCCGACATGTCTTAACATCCAACCACTATCTGTTTTTGCCAAACTGACTGAACGGTTGCGGTATCGCCCTTCTTTTACCAACGCCTCAAATTCAGGTGCTACATCTCTGAACTTGGCAAGCAATACGTTACCGACTCTTTTTAGTTCCGCCGTCCAACCCCATGCAGGGTCGTTAGTTTTAGGGTGTCCGATGACAATCGGCGCTGAATTACTTGCATCACCATGATTCGCAATAATTTGGTCTAAATCTTCAATAGACCATTCGAATGTATCGCCTTTAGAATCGGTTTGTTTTCCAGCCCGAAAAATCTCGGTAAATGTGTCAGTAAACATAATTTTTCACTTTAACGATTTACTAGTAAGCAATATAGATAAAATGATTTATAATTAATAGGGTAATGTAGTTTACACATACAAAAATGCTTAAAATGAGGTAAAGTATGGATAAGACCGAGTTGCAAAAATTATTGCCGCCCAAAATGTGGCAATTAAGCATGGTGATAGGGCTAGAAGATACCCTTGAACTAATCAATAGATACGCCAATCAACGCTTGTACATCCCTACTAAAAACACGGGGAAATTTGCATTTTTAAGCGAGGATGCCCAAGCTAAATTACGTATAAGATATGGCGGTACATTAATAGACGTACCACAATGCAAAACTTTAAAAAACGCCATTCGTGATAAAGAAATAAAAGAAAGGCGTATAAATGGCGCGATAGTTGTGAGGTTGTCGCATGAATACGGCGTGACAAGACAGTGGATACATAAAATTATCAATGGCTAAAATAAACGAACAGAACAAACTTAAAGCACGCAATATGTACGTGTATGAATACCGCAACCTTGAAGAAATAGCGGAGCTACTCGGTACGGTTGCATCGACAACTGTTCGAGCATGGAAAGAAAAATCTGCCAAATTGGGAGACGATTGGGATAAAGCACGCTCTGCCCACCGTATAGCTGAGGGTGGATTGAGTGCTATTAATGCACGGTTATTAGAAGAACTAGCGAGAAATTCACAGAATATTTTTGAAAAAATAAAAGAGCTGGAGAATCCACTTGAGGCGGTAGGTGCTATTGCTCAACTCGGAGATAGCTATTCAAAATTAACGCGAGCAATCAGAGACG contains:
- a CDS encoding DUF1804 family protein is translated as MAKINEQNKLKARNMYVYEYRNLEEIAELLGTVASTTVRAWKEKSAKLGDDWDKARSAHRIAEGGLSAINARLLEELARNSQNIFEKIKELENPLEAVGAIAQLGDSYSKLTRAIRDGTPQLNELAVIQKTLTILRKFIEEKYPQHLTAFVDILEPFAVHMTKQVGNKK
- a CDS encoding DUF2190 family protein, with translation MNPNNQLIKCYQAGADVAPYLIVKIGASAGYVVPAAAETDKLLGVANSLNITSGDRVDIVQAGIAEVTCGDVVAFGDWLTTDANGKAVATTTAGDELIGKALSGGVAEQVIPVLIQFGRY
- a CDS encoding Mor transcription activator family protein, with the protein product MDKTELQKLLPPKMWQLSMVIGLEDTLELINRYANQRLYIPTKNTGKFAFLSEDAQAKLRIRYGGTLIDVPQCKTLKNAIRDKEIKERRINGAIVVRLSHEYGVTRQWIHKIING